In Flavobacterium sp. N1736, the following are encoded in one genomic region:
- a CDS encoding ammonium transporter produces MRKIILSVILITILLLSIFSLSFVTESKTLGAHVVELKLDTGDTAWMVVATAFVLLMTPGLGFFYGGMVGKKNVISTMLQSFMAMVIVTVLWVVIGFGLCFGPTIGGFIGDPSSNIFFQGVSANTAWELAPTIPMILFALFQAKFAIITPALITGAFAERVRFWAYLLFMVLFIIFIYAPLCHMTWHPDGMFFKWGVLDFAGGTVVHMSAGWAALAGAIFLGKRKVQKVNPARITYVLLGTGLLWFGWFGFNAGSAVGAGSLAAQALGTTTIAAASAAMAWVFLDKILGHKLSAMGACIGAVVGLVAITPAAGFVSIPHALAIGIIAAVISNLVVSKFPKGKIDDALDVFACHGVGGMVGMLLTGVFASKSVNAVVGDNQGLIFGDATLFLTQLKALVLVSIFAFVGSYILFFVVNKITPLRVTEEKEELGLDISQHGEYL; encoded by the coding sequence ATGCGAAAAATTATTTTAAGTGTGATTCTTATCACGATTTTGTTACTATCTATTTTTTCCCTCTCATTTGTTACTGAATCAAAAACATTAGGCGCTCACGTTGTAGAACTAAAACTTGATACGGGTGATACCGCATGGATGGTTGTTGCAACTGCGTTTGTATTATTAATGACTCCGGGATTAGGATTCTTCTATGGAGGAATGGTAGGTAAGAAAAATGTAATCAGTACTATGCTTCAAAGTTTTATGGCAATGGTAATTGTTACAGTACTTTGGGTAGTAATTGGATTCGGGTTGTGTTTTGGACCAACTATAGGTGGTTTCATTGGAGATCCTTCATCAAATATATTTTTTCAGGGAGTAAGCGCAAACACCGCCTGGGAATTAGCGCCAACAATTCCAATGATATTATTTGCATTATTTCAGGCAAAATTTGCAATTATTACTCCGGCATTAATAACAGGAGCTTTTGCTGAACGTGTACGTTTCTGGGCTTATTTATTATTCATGGTTTTATTCATTATATTTATATATGCTCCATTATGTCACATGACGTGGCATCCTGACGGAATGTTCTTCAAATGGGGAGTTCTTGACTTTGCTGGTGGTACTGTAGTACACATGAGTGCTGGTTGGGCTGCTTTGGCGGGAGCAATATTCTTAGGAAAACGTAAAGTTCAAAAAGTTAATCCTGCCAGAATTACGTATGTATTATTAGGTACAGGTTTACTATGGTTTGGATGGTTTGGATTTAATGCAGGTTCTGCTGTTGGAGCCGGAAGTCTTGCTGCTCAGGCTTTAGGAACTACAACTATTGCTGCTGCTTCTGCTGCTATGGCTTGGGTTTTTCTTGATAAAATTTTAGGTCACAAATTATCTGCTATGGGAGCTTGTATTGGTGCTGTCGTTGGTTTGGTAGCTATCACGCCTGCTGCAGGTTTTGTGAGCATTCCACACGCTTTAGCAATTGGTATTATTGCCGCTGTAATAAGTAATCTTGTGGTTAGTAAATTCCCTAAAGGAAAAATCGACGATGCTCTTGACGTTTTTGCTTGTCACGGTGTTGGAGGTATGGTAGGTATGTTATTAACAGGTGTATTTGCTTCTAAAAGCGTAAACGCAGTTGTTGGTGACAATCAAGGTTTAATCTTTGGTGATGCTACTTTATTCTTAACACAATTAAAAGCATTAGTACTGGTTTCAATCTTTGCTTTTGTAGGTTCTTATATTTTATTCTTTGTTGTAAATAAAATTACACCTCTAAGAGTTACTGAAGAAAAAGAAGAATTAGGATTAGATATCTCTCAACACGGAGAATACTTATAA
- a CDS encoding Gfo/Idh/MocA family protein, producing the protein MEIQKIKWGIIGLGNIANQFAADLQLLEDAELVAVASRNSDNANEFARKYNCAKAYNSYDALFADANVDIIYIATPHNSHAELSVKALENGKHVLCEKPIALSYNDAVRMIEASKKHNKFFMEAFWTRFIPSVQDALSKVKKEEIGAVNYIKADFAFIGNETEGSRLFNKNNGGGALFDIGVYPLFLSYIMLGIPKEIIAKSILHKNDIDLQTSMILQYDDAQAVLHASIVSESDMKATISGTKGRIELSAPWFMANGYSIFKDEKETSFSLPNLGKGYSYEAIECHNCIRNNQIESKLWSHQNSLDLSKMVEEIKNQIGLEF; encoded by the coding sequence ATGGAAATCCAGAAAATAAAATGGGGAATTATTGGTTTAGGAAACATTGCAAATCAGTTTGCTGCTGATTTACAATTGCTGGAAGACGCTGAATTAGTTGCCGTTGCTTCCCGAAATAGTGATAATGCAAATGAGTTTGCACGAAAATACAATTGCGCAAAAGCCTACAATTCTTACGATGCACTTTTTGCAGATGCGAATGTCGATATTATATACATTGCTACACCGCATAACTCACATGCCGAATTATCTGTTAAAGCCTTAGAAAACGGAAAACATGTTTTATGCGAAAAACCAATTGCATTATCTTATAATGATGCAGTTCGAATGATTGAAGCTTCTAAAAAACATAATAAATTTTTTATGGAAGCTTTTTGGACACGTTTTATTCCGTCAGTTCAGGATGCTTTATCGAAAGTTAAAAAGGAAGAAATTGGCGCAGTAAATTACATAAAAGCAGATTTTGCTTTTATTGGAAATGAAACAGAAGGAAGCAGATTGTTTAATAAAAATAATGGCGGCGGAGCCTTATTTGATATTGGCGTATATCCATTATTTCTGTCCTATATAATGCTCGGGATTCCAAAAGAAATAATAGCAAAATCTATTCTTCATAAAAATGATATTGATTTGCAAACTTCAATGATTTTACAATACGATGATGCACAGGCAGTTTTACATGCTTCAATAGTTTCAGAATCTGATATGAAAGCAACAATAAGCGGAACAAAAGGGCGTATTGAACTTAGTGCACCATGGTTTATGGCAAATGGATATTCTATATTTAAGGATGAAAAAGAAACAAGTTTTAGTTTGCCAAATTTAGGAAAGGGATATTCTTATGAAGCGATAGAATGTCATAACTGTATTAGAAACAATCAAATAGAAAGTAAACTTTGGTCGCATCAAAATAGCTTGGATTTGAGTAAAATGGTTGAAGAAATCAAAAATCAAATTGGATTAGAATTTTAG